The Populus alba chromosome 4, ASM523922v2, whole genome shotgun sequence genome contains a region encoding:
- the LOC118049022 gene encoding myosin-binding protein 3 isoform X1: MAGNRFATMLQRNTHKLTVILVYAVLEWVLIILLLLNSLFTYLITKFAKYFGLQKPCPWCSRIDHMLEPGKNTNSYRDLVCESHATEISKLSYCSNHQKLAEAQNMCMDCLASRPNHSDHSGGMTRRIALFSWVSKDATANGENIVRCSCCNESLNSNVYPPYLLFKPSWEALKYSKKGNLIVEEMDDEKDGIYCKEISKPDSLAHYTDHEDSNEIKRDDREGQQEDEVAADEHQMLSEVGSFCLKDAVGEDCSRSESNLHYDEKEAHIMEQDSYGMDSIHQGFDDNMIEYCFDKDNSLEIINLHLERNLGCDFSRLIPVDLIDSSTTANQEPYNLKEDPAEEIHQNGTSDSALHNEMNKEEMTSYAEVESMGIEVDCCEKSSVSNFTEMKKDLDGKEHEKVTAPEEALTLSLDGNSVDMEETVEPDELPAAYEEEINGSNLFTDQTKSKDFIELSDFGTNQAQESTRLPCLQEDQSSETDNEAEIPDALESNELGPNDTEITTEGEKMLSADDNQVGILSSHLESNEAEEEKFPETPTSADSAHYLHKKLMLFEKRESGTEESLDGSVVSEMDFGDSVLTVERLKTALKAERKAFGALYTELEEERSASAIAANQTMAMINRLQEEKAAMQMEALQYQRMMEEQSEYDQEALQLLNELMIKREKEKQELEKELEVYRKKVLDYEAKEKLRKIRRIKDGSIRSRTSSVTCSNTEDLDELSIDLNREARDEDGGSSFGNQESGNNNTSGDDVVNLQEIALDCVKQMTALDDSLVEFEEERLSILDQLKVLEEKLLHLDDNDDIEDEHSGEQSSNYSVKGFGESYEMSTPDENGISIDTSKDGRYPERKTMNSMAKNLLPLLDDAADNETEGFIFDENVESEFVEMENSLLPEFDLDGKKLAIEEEVDHVYERLHALEADREFLKHCMSSIQKGDKGMDLLQEILQHLRDLRTVELRVRSFSEDPPK, encoded by the exons ATGGCAGGCAACAGGTTTGCAACCATGCTGCAAAGAAACACACACAAACTCACTGTAATTCTAGTGTATGCAGTTCTTGAATGGGTCTTGATCATTCTTCTACTCCTCAACTCTTTGTTCACGTATCTGATAACCAAATTTGCCAAATACTTCGGCCTTCAAAAGCCTTGCCCTTGGTGTTCCAGGATTGATCATATGTTGGAGCCCGGAAAAAACACCAACTCTTACAGAGATCTAGTGTGTGAGAGTCATGCAACTGAGATTTCCAAACTGAGTTATTGCTCAAATCATCAAAAACTCGCTGAAGCACAGAATATGTGCATGGACTGCTTGGCTTCTCGGCCAAATCACAGCGATCATTCTGGTGGGATGACAAGGAGAATTGCTCTCTTTTCTTGGGTTAGCAAGGATGCTACTGCAAATGGTGAAAATATTGTCAGGTGTTCTTGCTGCAATGAGAGTTTAAACAGCAATGTCTACCCTCCTTATCTGCTGTTCAAGCCTTCCTGGGAAGCTTTGAAGTATAGCAAGAAAGGAAATCTGATCGTAGAAGAGATGGATGATGAAAAGGATGGAATTTACTGCAAGGAAATAAGCAAACCTGATAGCTTGGCACATTATACTGACCATGAAGACAGCAATGAGATTAAAAGAGATGATAGAGAAGGACAACAGGAAGATGAAGTGGCCGCAGATGAACATCAAATGCTATCTGAAGTCGGAAGTTTTTGCCTCAAAGATGCAGTGGGGGAAGACTGTTCAAGGTCTGAATCAAACTTGCATTATGATGAAAAGGAAGCTCACATTATGGAGCAGGACTCGTATGGTATGGACTCTATTCATCAAGGATTTGATGACAATATGattgaatattgttttgataaagaTAATTCTCTTGAAATCATCAATCTGCATTTGGAGAGAAATCTTGGCTGTGACTTTAGTCGCTTGATCCCAGTTGATTTGATTGATTCATCAACCACTGCAAATCAAGAACCATACAACTTAAAGGAAGATCCTGCAGAGGAAATTCATCAAAATGGAACTTCTGATTCTGCATTACACAATGAAATGAATAAAGAAGAAATGACAAGTTATGCAGAAGTTGAAAGCATGGGAATAGAAGTGGATTGCTGTGAGAAATCTTCAGTTTCAAATTTCACAGAGATGAAAAAAGATTTGGACGGCAAGGAACACGAAAAAGTTACTGCTCCAGAAGAAGCTCTAACATTATCGCTTGATGGAAACAGTGTTGACATGGAAGAAACAGTAGAACCAGATGAGCTTCCAG CAGCTTatgaggaagaaattaatggcTCCAACTTGTTTACGGATCAAACCAAATCCAAGGACTTCATAGAGCTTTCTGATTTTGGAACCAATCAAGCTCAAGAATCAACAAGATTGCCATGCCTGCAAGAAGACCAGTCTTCTGAAACCGACAATGAAGCTGAGATCCCAGATGCCCTTGAAAGTAATGAGCTTG GTCCAAACGACACAGAAATAACTACcgaaggagaaaaaatgttgtcAGCTGATGATAACCAAGTGGGTATATTATCTTCACATTTGGAGTCTAATGAAGCTGAGGAGGAGAAGTTTCCAGAGACACCTACTTCTGCTGACAGTGCTCACTACTTGCATAAGAAGCTTATGCTATTCGAGAAGCGAGAGTCAGGGACCGAGGAATCCTTAGACGGAAGTGTGGTAAGTGAGATGGATTTTGGCGATTCAGTTCTTACTGTTGAAAGGCTGAAAACAGCTCTTAAAGCTGAAAGAAAAGCTTTCGGAGCATTATATACAGAACTAGAGGAAGAGAGGAGTGCCTCTGCAATAGCTGCAAACCAGACCATGGCTATGATAAACAGGCTTCAAGAAGAGAAGGCAGCAATGCAGATGGAAGCATTGCAATACCAGAGGATGATGGAAGAACAGTCTGAATATGACCAGGAAGCCTTGCAACTTCTAAACGAGCTCATGatcaagagagaaaaggagaagcAAGAGCTTGAGAAAGAGTTGGAAGTGTATCGCAAGAAGGTTTTGGACTATGAGGCTAAAGAAAAACTGAGAAAGATTAGAAGAATCAAGGATGGAAGTATAAGAAGTAGAACTTCTTCTGTTACATGCAGCAACACAGAGGATCTTGATGAGCTATCTATTGATCTTAATCGTGAAGCAAGGGATGAAGATGGAGGCAGCAGCTTTGGAAACCAAGAAagtggtaataataatacttcAGGTGATGATGTTGTAAATTTGCAGGAAATAGCACTGGATTGTGTGAAGCAGATGACTGCTCTAGATGATTCCCTGGTTGAATTTGAGGAAGAGAGGCTGTCAATTTTAGATCAGCTCAAGGTTTTGGAGGAGAAGCTACTCCATTTGGATGACAATGACGATATTGAGGATGAGCATTCGGGAGAGCAGTCCTCAAATTATAGCGTTAAAGGATTCGGTGAAAGCTATGAAATGAGCACTCCAGACGAAAATGGGATTTCAATTGATACGTCGAAGGATGGACGTTATCCCGAGAGGAAAACAATGAATTCCATGGCAAAGAACCTCCTTCCTCTTCTGGATGATGCTGCTGATAATGAGACTGAAGGGTTTATATTCGATGAAAATGTTGAATCTGAGTTTGTTGAAATGGAAAACTCTTTGCTTCCCGAATTTGATCTAGACGGCAAAAAACTAGCCATTGAAGAGGAGGTAGATCATGTTTATGAGAGGCTACATGCTCTTGAAGCAGACAGGGAGTTCTTAAAGCATTGTATGAGTTCAATACAGAAGGGAGACAAGGGGATGGATCTTCTCCAAGAGATCTTGCAGCATCTGCGTGATCTTAGGACAGTGGAACTCCGGGTGAGGAGCTTCAGTGAGGATCCTCCGAAGTAA
- the LOC118049022 gene encoding myosin-binding protein 3 isoform X2 produces MAGNRFATMLQRNTHKLTVILVYAVLEWVLIILLLLNSLFTYLITKFAKYFGLQKPCPWCSRIDHMLEPGKNTNSYRDLVCESHATEISKLSYCSNHQKLAEAQNMCMDCLASRPNHSDHSGGMTRRIALFSWVSKDATANGENIVRCSCCNESLNSNVYPPYLLFKPSWEALKYSKKGNLIVEEMDDEKDGIYCKEISKPDSLAHYTDHEDSNEIKRDDREGQQEDEVAADEHQMLSEVGSFCLKDAVGEDCSRSESNLHYDEKEAHIMEQDSYGMDSIHQGFDDNMIEYCFDKDNSLEIINLHLERNLGCDFSRLIPVDLIDSSTTANQEPYNLKEDPAEEIHQNGTSDSALHNEMNKEEMTSYAEVESMGIEVDCCEKSSVSNFTEMKKDLDGKEHEKVTAPEEALTLSLDGNSVDMEETVEPDELPAYEEEINGSNLFTDQTKSKDFIELSDFGTNQAQESTRLPCLQEDQSSETDNEAEIPDALESNELGPNDTEITTEGEKMLSADDNQVGILSSHLESNEAEEEKFPETPTSADSAHYLHKKLMLFEKRESGTEESLDGSVVSEMDFGDSVLTVERLKTALKAERKAFGALYTELEEERSASAIAANQTMAMINRLQEEKAAMQMEALQYQRMMEEQSEYDQEALQLLNELMIKREKEKQELEKELEVYRKKVLDYEAKEKLRKIRRIKDGSIRSRTSSVTCSNTEDLDELSIDLNREARDEDGGSSFGNQESGNNNTSGDDVVNLQEIALDCVKQMTALDDSLVEFEEERLSILDQLKVLEEKLLHLDDNDDIEDEHSGEQSSNYSVKGFGESYEMSTPDENGISIDTSKDGRYPERKTMNSMAKNLLPLLDDAADNETEGFIFDENVESEFVEMENSLLPEFDLDGKKLAIEEEVDHVYERLHALEADREFLKHCMSSIQKGDKGMDLLQEILQHLRDLRTVELRVRSFSEDPPK; encoded by the exons ATGGCAGGCAACAGGTTTGCAACCATGCTGCAAAGAAACACACACAAACTCACTGTAATTCTAGTGTATGCAGTTCTTGAATGGGTCTTGATCATTCTTCTACTCCTCAACTCTTTGTTCACGTATCTGATAACCAAATTTGCCAAATACTTCGGCCTTCAAAAGCCTTGCCCTTGGTGTTCCAGGATTGATCATATGTTGGAGCCCGGAAAAAACACCAACTCTTACAGAGATCTAGTGTGTGAGAGTCATGCAACTGAGATTTCCAAACTGAGTTATTGCTCAAATCATCAAAAACTCGCTGAAGCACAGAATATGTGCATGGACTGCTTGGCTTCTCGGCCAAATCACAGCGATCATTCTGGTGGGATGACAAGGAGAATTGCTCTCTTTTCTTGGGTTAGCAAGGATGCTACTGCAAATGGTGAAAATATTGTCAGGTGTTCTTGCTGCAATGAGAGTTTAAACAGCAATGTCTACCCTCCTTATCTGCTGTTCAAGCCTTCCTGGGAAGCTTTGAAGTATAGCAAGAAAGGAAATCTGATCGTAGAAGAGATGGATGATGAAAAGGATGGAATTTACTGCAAGGAAATAAGCAAACCTGATAGCTTGGCACATTATACTGACCATGAAGACAGCAATGAGATTAAAAGAGATGATAGAGAAGGACAACAGGAAGATGAAGTGGCCGCAGATGAACATCAAATGCTATCTGAAGTCGGAAGTTTTTGCCTCAAAGATGCAGTGGGGGAAGACTGTTCAAGGTCTGAATCAAACTTGCATTATGATGAAAAGGAAGCTCACATTATGGAGCAGGACTCGTATGGTATGGACTCTATTCATCAAGGATTTGATGACAATATGattgaatattgttttgataaagaTAATTCTCTTGAAATCATCAATCTGCATTTGGAGAGAAATCTTGGCTGTGACTTTAGTCGCTTGATCCCAGTTGATTTGATTGATTCATCAACCACTGCAAATCAAGAACCATACAACTTAAAGGAAGATCCTGCAGAGGAAATTCATCAAAATGGAACTTCTGATTCTGCATTACACAATGAAATGAATAAAGAAGAAATGACAAGTTATGCAGAAGTTGAAAGCATGGGAATAGAAGTGGATTGCTGTGAGAAATCTTCAGTTTCAAATTTCACAGAGATGAAAAAAGATTTGGACGGCAAGGAACACGAAAAAGTTACTGCTCCAGAAGAAGCTCTAACATTATCGCTTGATGGAAACAGTGTTGACATGGAAGAAACAGTAGAACCAGATGAGCTTCCAG CTTatgaggaagaaattaatggcTCCAACTTGTTTACGGATCAAACCAAATCCAAGGACTTCATAGAGCTTTCTGATTTTGGAACCAATCAAGCTCAAGAATCAACAAGATTGCCATGCCTGCAAGAAGACCAGTCTTCTGAAACCGACAATGAAGCTGAGATCCCAGATGCCCTTGAAAGTAATGAGCTTG GTCCAAACGACACAGAAATAACTACcgaaggagaaaaaatgttgtcAGCTGATGATAACCAAGTGGGTATATTATCTTCACATTTGGAGTCTAATGAAGCTGAGGAGGAGAAGTTTCCAGAGACACCTACTTCTGCTGACAGTGCTCACTACTTGCATAAGAAGCTTATGCTATTCGAGAAGCGAGAGTCAGGGACCGAGGAATCCTTAGACGGAAGTGTGGTAAGTGAGATGGATTTTGGCGATTCAGTTCTTACTGTTGAAAGGCTGAAAACAGCTCTTAAAGCTGAAAGAAAAGCTTTCGGAGCATTATATACAGAACTAGAGGAAGAGAGGAGTGCCTCTGCAATAGCTGCAAACCAGACCATGGCTATGATAAACAGGCTTCAAGAAGAGAAGGCAGCAATGCAGATGGAAGCATTGCAATACCAGAGGATGATGGAAGAACAGTCTGAATATGACCAGGAAGCCTTGCAACTTCTAAACGAGCTCATGatcaagagagaaaaggagaagcAAGAGCTTGAGAAAGAGTTGGAAGTGTATCGCAAGAAGGTTTTGGACTATGAGGCTAAAGAAAAACTGAGAAAGATTAGAAGAATCAAGGATGGAAGTATAAGAAGTAGAACTTCTTCTGTTACATGCAGCAACACAGAGGATCTTGATGAGCTATCTATTGATCTTAATCGTGAAGCAAGGGATGAAGATGGAGGCAGCAGCTTTGGAAACCAAGAAagtggtaataataatacttcAGGTGATGATGTTGTAAATTTGCAGGAAATAGCACTGGATTGTGTGAAGCAGATGACTGCTCTAGATGATTCCCTGGTTGAATTTGAGGAAGAGAGGCTGTCAATTTTAGATCAGCTCAAGGTTTTGGAGGAGAAGCTACTCCATTTGGATGACAATGACGATATTGAGGATGAGCATTCGGGAGAGCAGTCCTCAAATTATAGCGTTAAAGGATTCGGTGAAAGCTATGAAATGAGCACTCCAGACGAAAATGGGATTTCAATTGATACGTCGAAGGATGGACGTTATCCCGAGAGGAAAACAATGAATTCCATGGCAAAGAACCTCCTTCCTCTTCTGGATGATGCTGCTGATAATGAGACTGAAGGGTTTATATTCGATGAAAATGTTGAATCTGAGTTTGTTGAAATGGAAAACTCTTTGCTTCCCGAATTTGATCTAGACGGCAAAAAACTAGCCATTGAAGAGGAGGTAGATCATGTTTATGAGAGGCTACATGCTCTTGAAGCAGACAGGGAGTTCTTAAAGCATTGTATGAGTTCAATACAGAAGGGAGACAAGGGGATGGATCTTCTCCAAGAGATCTTGCAGCATCTGCGTGATCTTAGGACAGTGGAACTCCGGGTGAGGAGCTTCAGTGAGGATCCTCCGAAGTAA